ATGCCACGGGCCGCGCCCACGTCCTCGTGGCGGGCGAGCGCCGCCCCGTGCTGGGCCGCATCTGCATGGATCAGTTCATGGTGGACGTGACGGGCCTGAACGTGCGCCCCGGCGACTGGGCCGAGGTCTGGGGCGCGGGTGAAGTCACGGTGACGGACGTGGCCGCGTGGGGAGGTACGGTGGAGTACGAGGTGCTGACCGGAGTGGGGGCGCGGGTGGAGCGGGTGGTAGAAGCAGAAAGAGAGGACGCGGAAGCGGTCGGAGGGTGAGGGAGGCCCGGACCTTCGCTCATCAGATCAGGGGCAGACGCCGGGGAGTTCAGGCGCGACCTCTCTTGCTCCCACCGGGGAGACAAGTTCAAGACCTGTCCTCCCCACTCACTCCACCCCTGCCGCCGTTCCCCGCACCACGTCCACACTCGCGTACCCGCCAACGAACAGGGCCACCCGCAACTCGTGGACGAAACGCGTCAGCCACGCCTCCACCGCCTCCGCGCTCTCCAGCGCCGGTTCGAGAAGGGGCCGGGCCACCGCCACCACCCGCGCGCCGAGGGCGAGGGCACGGGCGGCGTCGAGGCCGGTGCGGATGCCTCCGGAGGCGATCAACGGCGTATGTGGTGCGGCGCGTCTGGCCTCCCGCAGAGCCTGAGCGGTAGGTATCCCGACCTCACACAGGTCGGGGCTGAGGACCCGCCCGTGGTGGACGAGTTGTTCCACCCGTGCCCAGCTCGTGCCGCCCGCACCCGCCACGTCGAACGCCGCGAAGCCCGCCCCGGCCACCGCACGAAGTGTCCCCGCGTCCAGCCCGTGCCCGACCTCCTTGAGGACGACGGGAAAGGGCAGCGCGGGCACGACCTCCGCGAGCCGCGCCCCCAACCCCGCCCAGCGCGTGTCACCGCCCGGCTGCAACGCCTCCTGAAGGGGGTTGACGTGGACGGCGAGGGCGTCCGCGCCGACCTCGCGCACCGCCCGCACGGCCTCGTTCACGCCATAGCCCAGCCCGAATTGCGCCGCGCCGAGGTTGCCGACGAGGAGCACGTCCGGGGCCACGTCGCGCACCCGGAAACTCGCGGCGGCCTCCGGGCGCTCCAGCATCACCCGCTGCGAGCCGAGCATCATCCCGAGGCCGAGGCGGGCGGCGGCGGCGGCGAGGTGGCGGTTGATCGTCGCCGCCAGTGAAGCCCCCCCCGTCATCGCCCCGATCAGGACGGGGGCACGCAGCGGCTTCCCCAGGAAGGTCGTCTCCAACCGCACCGCGTCCAGGTCGAGGTCGGGCAGCGCCCGGTACGGCCACGGCACCCGCTCCAGCCCGGTCGTGACCCCCCGGTACTGGCTCTCCGGCAGCAGGCACGCCTCGATATGCCGCCGCTTGCGTGCCTGAATGCCGCCCGCCTCACCGGGAATGGGGTCGCTGACCGTCACGCGCCCCAGCCTAGCTGCCCGGCGGCGGGAGGGGGATGAGGCGGGCGGGGAGTTGACAGGTCCGGGGGTCCGCGCTAGTATTCCTGAGCGCCGGAAAACGCCGTGCCGGACGCGCGGGAGAGCAGGAGAGGTAACGCAGGGTAGAGCAGTCTGGTAGCTCGTCGGGCTCATAACCCGGAGGTCACAGGTTCAAATCCTGTCCCTGCAACCAAAAGAAAGACCCCACCACACAGGTGGGGTTTTTTCCTGTTCCGGGAACGGAACTTGAGCGGCGACCGCCTACCCCTCCCGCGTCTCCAGCACCAGCTTCGGGCGAAATTTCAACCCGTCCGCCGCGACGAGGTGGGCGGGGACACCGCCGACATGACGCAACGCCCGCTCTGGGGGAACGCCGTGCAGGTGCCCGTAGACGATCAGATCGGGCCGCGCCTCCTCAATGACGGCGGTGAGCGGGTTGGGCGGGTAGGGGGGGCTGGCGGGCGGATAGTGCAGCATCAGAATGAGGGCGTCGCCGGGTTGCCGCAGCCGGGCGGCGGCCTGTGTGCTCAGGCGTAATCTCTCGGCCTCACGGAGGAGCAGCCGCGTGTCGTCGTCGCTCAGGGCCTCGTAACCGGGCGTGAGCCAGCCGCGCGAGCCGCACACCACGACATTCCCCACCCGCACGGCGTCGTTCTGCACGGCGAGCATGCCGGTGGGCAGGGCGGCGCGCAACCTGGCCGCGCCCGTCCACCAGTAGTCGTGGTTGCCGCGCAGCAGCACCTTCGTGCCCGGCAGCGCCGCCACCGGGGCGAGGTCGGTCAGGGCGTCGGGCAGCCGCATCGCCCACGAGAGGTCGCCCGGCAGCAGCACGAGGTCGCCGTCCCCCACCACCCCCCGCCAGTTCGTGAAGATCGCCTCCGGGTGCCCCGCCCACCCCGGCCCGAAAATCGTCATGGGCTTGGGCGTCACGGTGGCGAGGTGCAGGTCGGCGATGGCGAAGACGCGCATGGGAATCAGGCTCCGGGGGCAGGGCTGGGGAAGGAACGGCGAGGGGGCCAAAGCGAAAGCCCCCCGCGTGGGGAGGCTTTTCGGCGTGGTCGGGGCGAGAGGATTCGAACCTCCGACCCCTTCGTCCCGAACGAAGTGCGCTACCAGGCTGCGCTACGCCCCGCCCGACCACGGCCCCAAAGGTGGCAGGCCTCAGGCCCGCTTTTGGTGCGTGGGGTAGTCTACGCGGCCCCCCAGGGGGTGTCAAGCAAGCCGTTTGGCGGGGTGGTGGCGTGGTCACAGGGTGAAAAGGGACGGTCAGCGGTCAGAGAGAAATGGGAACGCCGACCATTCCGCCTCTAACCGTACAAACGTTTCTTGCGCCCAGAACACGATTTACTCCAGGCGTGTCGAGAGGGGAAGTTCTACAAATTGAGACATCCAGCAGCCGAGGGGGCGGAGATTTCGACGCCCTACGTCCCTCCACAGCCCTCACTCCTCGTCCTCCCACATCTCCTCCGAAGTCTCCCCATCTGCATTGGGTGGGTGCGCCGCCGACACCTCGCGGATGGCGGCCCAGATCACCGCGCCGGGAAAGCCGCGCCGGGCGAGGAAGGCGTGGGCACTGGCGCGGGGGTCGCGCTTGCGGGCGAAACTGGACCAGCGGCGCTCCAGCAGGGCGGTCGCGTCGGCCTGCTCGCCCTCCGGGTCGCGGGTGGCGAGCGTCTCCTCGATGAGGTCCTGACCCACCCCCCGGCGCTGGAGGGTCTGGCGGACGCGGAAGCCGCCCACTCCCCGGCGGGTGCCCTCGGCACGGGCCACGCCCTCGTCGCTCTGGTAGCCCAGCTCCTGCACGCGGGCAAGGACCTCGGCGGCCAGTTCCTCGTCGTCGGTGCGTTTCAGGAGGCGGGTCCGCAACTCCGTCTCCGTCAGCGCCCGCCCCGCCAGGGCGCGGAAGGCGTAGGCGAGCAGGTCCTCGCGGGCCTTCTGCCGCTCCTGCGCGCTTCTGTCCTGGCCCGCCGTCACGCCCCTCAGTATGCCGCTTGCGCCCGGTCCCCGGCAGCCGCTAAGATGTTCAGGTTGCCTACCGCCGGTGGGCGATCCTCTTCGGTCAAAGACTGGAGAGGCGCGCCGAGGCTCTCTCTTGAGGAGACCGGGTGCCGTCGCGTTCCCCCGTTCAGCGGCGGGAACCGCCCCGCAAGAGTGGGAGAACAAGGAGAACTTACATGGCCCTTCGTCACAAGTCCGCCCAGAAGCGTCACCGCCAGAGCCTCAAGCGTCGCCTGATCAACCGCAGCCGCAAGAGCACGATCAAGACCTTCACCAAGAAGGCCGTCGTTGCCGCGCAGACGGGCACCGAGGACGCCGCCGAGATGCAGCGCAAGGCCGAGAGCCTGATCGACAAGGCCGCGAAGGGCAGCACCCTCCACAAGAACACCGCCGCCCGCAAGAAGAGCCGCCTCGCCCGCGCCATCAACAAGGCCAACGCCGCCAAGCAGCAGGCGTAAGCGGAAAGCGCGCACAACGAATCAGGGGCCATCTCCGCGTGAGGTGGCCTCTTCGTGTTGGGGAAGCGGTCAAACACCCAACACTCGTTCCCGCGAGGCTATGTCTTTTGCCCCTCCTCCTTGAACGCCTCATGTGCATTGCAGATCGGGCAGTTGAGGTGTTTTTGCCGTCTGGCAGAAAGACGAGCGCCGCGCGTCACCCCCCTCCCCGACCCTCCCCCACCAGGAGGGAGGGAGCAAGGAGCACATCCCACCCGCTTGTCTCCTGATTCACATCTAGCGTTTGAGGGGGGAGGCTGGGAGGGGATCAGCGGGCATCGCCACCCCAGAACTCGGCCCGTCAACCCGCTGTAGCGATCCACTACCCCCGCGTGAAGGTGATGAAGTCCGTGTTCACCGGCTCCCGCCCCGCCTGACGCATCAACAGGGCGATCTGTCCCCGATGGTACGCGCCGTGTGAGAACACGTGCTGGAGGATGTCGCCCACCGAGGTTTGAAAGACCTTCCCGGTGCTGTTCGGGTACGTCACGACCTCTTCAAGTCCCATGTCGGACAGCGCCGACAGGAAGACGCGGTACGCCTCCACGCTCTCCATAAAACGTTCCTCGCAGGTGTTCAGGTCCCAGTCGGGCCAGATGGGCAGGGTGCCCGCGTCCTCGCCACGCAGCCGCCGCAGCCAGACGTGTTCGGCGGCGAGGAGATGGGCGAGCAGGCGCAGGGCCTGGGGCGGGGGGTCTGTCTGGCCTCGCAATGCGTCCAGCACGCGGCGATTGGCCCACGCTACCTGCTCCAGCGAGCGGGTCAGGAGGGTGAGGGCCGTCACCCGCGCTACCGCCCCTCGCGCCGGACTTCCTTGAGGTCCATCGTACCGGAGTAGCGGTCGAACTCCACACTCAGGCGGTAGATGCCCGGCTGGCCGCCGCCCATCAGGCTCAGGGACCACTCGCCCTTCGGGCAGGTCTGCCCGGCGACCTGGGTGCCGCGCGGGTCGAGCAGGCGCAGGGTCGCCTTGCCGCTGCGGACCGAGCAGGTGCCCCGGACGCCCACGCTCTTGCCCTCGTCGTACACCTCGAAGGCGTAGCGGTTCTCGCCCTGCGCGTTGAGCAGGTGCGTGGGGGTCAGAGTCACGTAACCGAAGCGCAGCCCGACCGTGAAATACAGCAGCGCGACGGCAACCGCCAGGGCGACGAACAG
Above is a genomic segment from Deinococcus sp. YIM 134068 containing:
- a CDS encoding metallophosphoesterase; its protein translation is MRVFAIADLHLATVTPKPMTIFGPGWAGHPEAIFTNWRGVVGDGDLVLLPGDLSWAMRLPDALTDLAPVAALPGTKVLLRGNHDYWWTGAARLRAALPTGMLAVQNDAVRVGNVVVCGSRGWLTPGYEALSDDDTRLLLREAERLRLSTQAAARLRQPGDALILMLHYPPASPPYPPNPLTAVIEEARPDLIVYGHLHGVPPERALRHVGGVPAHLVAADGLKFRPKLVLETREG
- the rpsT gene encoding 30S ribosomal protein S20, which encodes MALRHKSAQKRHRQSLKRRLINRSRKSTIKTFTKKAVVAAQTGTEDAAEMQRKAESLIDKAAKGSTLHKNTAARKKSRLARAINKANAAKQQA
- a CDS encoding DinB family protein — its product is MTALTLLTRSLEQVAWANRRVLDALRGQTDPPPQALRLLAHLLAAEHVWLRRLRGEDAGTLPIWPDWDLNTCEERFMESVEAYRVFLSALSDMGLEEVVTYPNSTGKVFQTSVGDILQHVFSHGAYHRGQIALLMRQAGREPVNTDFITFTRG
- a CDS encoding RecX family transcriptional regulator yields the protein MTAGQDRSAQERQKAREDLLAYAFRALAGRALTETELRTRLLKRTDDEELAAEVLARVQELGYQSDEGVARAEGTRRGVGGFRVRQTLQRRGVGQDLIEETLATRDPEGEQADATALLERRWSSFARKRDPRASAHAFLARRGFPGAVIWAAIREVSAAHPPNADGETSEEMWEDEE
- the fni gene encoding type 2 isopentenyl-diphosphate Delta-isomerase, which translates into the protein MTVSDPIPGEAGGIQARKRRHIEACLLPESQYRGVTTGLERVPWPYRALPDLDLDAVRLETTFLGKPLRAPVLIGAMTGGASLAATINRHLAAAAARLGLGMMLGSQRVMLERPEAAASFRVRDVAPDVLLVGNLGAAQFGLGYGVNEAVRAVREVGADALAVHVNPLQEALQPGGDTRWAGLGARLAEVVPALPFPVVLKEVGHGLDAGTLRAVAGAGFAAFDVAGAGGTSWARVEQLVHHGRVLSPDLCEVGIPTAQALREARRAAPHTPLIASGGIRTGLDAARALALGARVVAVARPLLEPALESAEAVEAWLTRFVHELRVALFVGGYASVDVVRGTAAGVE